The following proteins are encoded in a genomic region of Zea mays cultivar B73 chromosome 9, Zm-B73-REFERENCE-NAM-5.0, whole genome shotgun sequence:
- the LOC542106 gene encoding expansin-B9 precursor, with protein MGSLANNIMVVGAVLAALVVGGSCGPPKVPPGPNITTNYNGKWLTARATWYGQPNGAGAPDNGGACGIKNVNLPPYSGMTACGNVPIFKDGKGCGSCYEVRCKEKPECSGNPVTVFITDMNYEPIAPYHFDLSGKAFGSLAKPGLNDKLRHCGIMDVEFRRVRCKYPAGQKIVFHIEKGCNPNYLAVLVKFVADDGDIVLMEIQDKLSAEWKPMKLSWGAIWRMDTAKALKGPFSIRLTSESGKKVIAKDIIPANWRPDAVYTSNVQFY; from the exons ATGGGATCCCTCGCTAATAACATCATGGTCGTGGGCGCCGTCCTTGCGGCGCTTGTCGTCGGCGGGTCGTGCGGGCCCCCGAAGGTGCCGCCCGGCCCCAACATCACCACCAACTACAACGGCAAGTGGCTCACCGCCAGGGCCACCTGGTACGGTCAGCCCAACGGTGCCGGCGCTCCTGACAACG GCGGTGCGTGCGGGATCAAGAACGTGAACCTGCCACCCTACAGCGGCATGACGGCGTGCGGCAACGTCCCCATCTTCAAGGACGGCAAGGGCTGTGGCTCATGCTACGAG GTGAGATGCAAGGAAAAACCTGAGTGCTCGGGCAATCCAGTCACGGTGTTCATCACAGACATGAACTACGAGCCTATCGCTCCCTACCACTTCGACTTGAGCGGCAAGGCCTTCGGCTCCCTGGCAAAGCCCGGGCTCAACGACAAGCTTCGCCACTGCGGCATCATGGACGTCGAGTTCAGAAG GGTGCGGTGCAAGTACCCCGCTGGGCAGAAGATCGTGTTCCACATCGAGAAGGGCTGCAACCCCAACTACCTGGCCGTGCTGGTGAAGTTTGTGGCGGACGATGGCGACATCGTGCTGATGGAAATCCAGGACAAGTTGTCGGCTGAGTGGAAGCCCATGAAGCTCTCTTGGGGCGCCATCTGGAGGATGGACACTGCCAAGGCGCTCAAGGGCCCCTTCTCTATCCGCCTCACCAGCGAGTCCGGCAAGAAGGTCATCGCTAAAGACATCATCCCGGCGAACTGGAGACCCGATGCCGTCTACACTTCCAACGTCCAATTCTACTAG